Below is a genomic region from Bartonella harrusi.
CATACCATTTGTTTGCCCCATCTCCTGTGATGTCACCACACAAGCCATAGGCTTACCAGAAAAGGAACCAAGTCTTCCCTGATGATCAAAGGCACCAAGAATAGGTGCTTCATTTCTCCAAGCTTTACTGTCGAGAGAAAAGGAGAGATCATCAATATTTTTTGAAATGCGATCAAGAGCCTCGAGCGTTGTCCCAGCCAAGAAAATGGGCAAAACCATTTTGAGATCTACAGTTGCTTTGGTCCATTTTTGCAACCCCCAATCATAAATGAGTAAGATATGTTTTTGCACAGTATCATCGGTATTGATCATCCAATAAACGCGATTATACACCCCATCGATAGCGGCAGAAAGCGTGTAGAGATTATTACTATTCGATTTTGCTGTCATCGTTCTATCTACTTTTTCAAAGCCGATAGGTATAATCTGTCCCTCATTGGTCATCTGATAAAATCCGCCCTCATCAGCAAAGAAGGCAAGATCCCCTCGACAAACGATAGATTCGGCATTTTTTGCACCCCGTTTATCGTGTATTTTTTGGAAACTGAAGATAATCTTAGAGCCTGGGATAAAAGATCCGGCATAGATAGCGGAGCGCATAAAGATGATTGGATTTGTTGTTTCGGTAGCTCCTTGCACAAAACCGCCATCAGGAAAGTCTTGATAATCGCAGCTTTTTTTTCCGACGGTCCAAAATTCAGCATCATTCAACCCCGACCAATGAACGCGTCTTGGATGCTCTGTTAATTTCATCAGACAGACGAAATCCCCCCACACCCGCACGATACCTGCTTGCGGAGGATTCCCGCCCAAATTTCTAAATTTTTTGTCACGATTAAGATCGATCACTTGTGGTTTATCATTGGCATTAACAGCAATAACATAATCACCAAACAAAGCGAACGACCATGGAGCATCAATATTGGCAAAATAGGGCCTTTCCTTTCGGCTAATATCTTTCCACCGCATTGTTGTATTATCGAGAAGGTAGATTTTTTGTGGTGTCCCAACAATAATAGACACCCCATTTTTTGTTTTAACAGCAAGAGCGCCTAAAATACGATCAGGACAAGGTTCTGAAAGAGGTGTAAAGCTTGGCATAGGGATATAGGACCCATCGGCCGGCAACACATTAATAAGTTCATCAGTAAAGATGCCATTGATGTCAGCGACATCAGGTCGATAATCCGCGATTGGGAAAAAAGCCATTGAGACCCCCATGAATAGAATATTTCCAGCCCCTTTGCGACGTGATGTTTCAAATCACAAAGGCTGTTTTTTTTATCACCAAAAGAGCCAATTCACGAGGCTCTATCATAAAAGCATAACTCTTGAGAGAACAGCATAGAACTTTCCGCAAAGGAAATGCCCTCAACATCCCGCCATCAATACCCACAACCCTTCACCACCTACCGCCTCCTCAACACAAAGCAATGAAAAGCCTTTTAAAATTGCATTGGGAGAATATTTCCACCCCCTTTGCGGCGTGATGTTTCAAATCACCAAGGCTGTTTTTTTTATCACCAAAAGAGCCAATTCACGAGGCTCTATCATAAAAGCATAACTCTTGAGAGAACAGCATAGAACTTTCCGCAAAGGAAATGCCCTCAACATCCCGCCATCAATACCCACAACCCTTCACCACCTACCGCCTCCTCAACACAAAGCAATGAAAAGCCTTTTAAAATTGCGTTGGCAGAATATTTCCAGCCCCTTTGCGACGTGATGTTTCAAAGCGCAAAGTTTGCAACTGTTCTTGATAGTCTCTAAAAGAGACAGCCGCATATTCAGGATCTTTAAGGATATTTTTATAGAGTTCATATTTTGCACGCGCTTTAATAAGATCAAAGGCATGGATAAACCAAGGATTTTCTTCACGCACCCCTTCATCGCCAAAACGGAAAGATGCGTAAACAAGCCGTATGGTTTCAATCTGTTTTGGTGTTGGAAAGAGTCCTATTTTTTGATTACGGCAGGTGTAAAAAAGAGGATTTCCCTGTGGAGGTTGTTCTCCATATTGTTGTTGCAATGCCTCAACGGATTTAAAAAGCAACGGCATTTGTGTTGCAGCATCTCTTCCCAAAAAGACAGCTTCTAAATCTGCTGTTTTTTCAATAAAAACGCCCTCTTCTTTCCCATACCACATTTTACTACTTTGTGTTTTAAAGGTTGCTTCTCTTTTTTCATTAAAAAAAAGCGGTTCACGTTCACACAAACGCAAAGCGTTCACAATAGAATCCTGAATTTGCGTAGAATATTCAGCCGTTGTATCATCAATTTCATCTTGAATAAGAGCCACCATGTGAGAAAAAGTTTTAGAATGGCTCAAATATGTGTGATTAAGATCATTGGCATCAGTGGATGGAATGGGCATAAGCAATTATAATCCTTTTATCATGTAGCCTTTTTAATATTATGCTTTTAATTTTCCCCCAACAAAAAGATGTTGGGGGAAAATTTTTACACACACGCAGCAACTTTAAGGCAACGTCTTTAAGCAGGTGTTCCATAGGTTGGGATAACGATAGTACCGAAATCCTGAATACCTTGCTTACTTCCTGGCAAATTGTAGCAGGTTTTTTTCATCCCTATAATGGTTTTAGCGGCCACCCCGAACTCACGTTCATAGTCAAACAGCTCTTCGACCAATTTATAGCGTGTCTCCCCCCGGTCTTTCCCGAAAGCGATGACAGCACTTTGCGCTCCCAAGAGGACAGCACGGCGCACATTTGGCACAGCCTTGTTTGTCGTACCAGATTCCACACCTTCGGTGACATGTTCGGCTTCACGCAAGACGACACCGTTATACATGCCAAGCGATCCATCATAGAGTGGATTTTTAAGACGGCTTCCACTATAGATTGCTTTGGTAATATCCAGCCATTGTCCGTCGTCTGTATTGGTCCGCAATTGGGTTACTTGCGTTGGGTGCAGATAAAGCACATAGACATTTTCCCCCTCAATACGTACGGGTCTAATTTTGGGATTTGCCAACTTAGCGCGTTCAACAGCTTTATCAATCAAACTGAGATCAAAAAAATCATCCTCTTTCAAATCTTCATCTTTTGTTTTTCCATTAGGGCGTATAATGCGTTTATCGGTTGGTGCAGTTGGCGCATTAAATCCATAATGCACAGGTTTGAGTGTAATAGAGCGTCCCTCAAAGTTAAGAGTTTTTGCTGTATAACCACAGACCTGAATAAAGAACATCATACTCAAACGATCAGCATACCAATCGACCAAGCCATTTTTGGCTTCGGTACGCAAATCATGGAGAATGCGTTGCTGATCGATTGTTCCTTCATTTTTGACACGCACAGCATGAACGAGTTCATTAATCGCCAAACGGTCATTGAGAAATTGGAGGGCTTCTTCATTGCCTTCAAGAGCCTGTCCTTCACTCACTCCATCTCCAAGTAACTGTACGCGCAAACCAAAGCTAATAGCATCTCCACTTGCTTTGGTTGTTTCATCTTTTAATTGAACGATACTATTGGAATCATTGCCAATCAATGGTGCAATAGGAATTGCTTTTGAAACTTCCTGGTTCAATAGTTTAGACCATGTACGCACTGCCATTGGGTCATTAATTCCGATATAAGTTACGGTCATTTTATCCTCTAAAAGTTTGTTGACATAAAAAAAGCCGGGCATTTACCGGCTATTGAAATTCCACATTTCTGATTTTCAGAGGGTGGATTTTTTGTTGCATATTTTGTGTGCTATTTGTTGAAAGTCTACTTCTCCCCCTTTGCGAGATCTTCTCCACGCGCTGTTGCATTCAGAAAAAATCTCCGCCTCATCCCGTTTGTGTTTTTTCACCGCTATCGGCATCAAGAGTTCCCATTCTTATCCAGGTTCTCTTCACAACGACCACTTTAGAGCTCCCCCTCCTCCGAGTAAAAAAAAGCAAAAAAGGTTTAAAAAGTAACACTTCTCTTTTTTCGTATAGAAGGATAGCCCCATTCGTTTTATGATTGATTTTACATGATGCTCTTTTTAAATACCGCGCCCTTACTTCATAACGAACGCTTGTCCCTTTGAGAGATTTTCTCCATGCCTTTGCGCATTCACGCTTCCCCTCATTGCATTTGACCTTTTTTACAAACATCTGCTTCAAGAGCCCTCATTTCATCTAAGCATCCTCTTCCCATTCTGTTTTAGCGCTCTCCTCCCCCCATTAAGCGGTTAAACGCGGCTTTATTTTTGGGATCACTCACCCAATGACTAAATTCTACCTCCGACATTTTGTCGAGCATATCCAAAGAAATGGGACCACTTGGGGTCAAACCATTATAAGCAGCAAGTGTGCGTGCAGAATTATGTCTTTCTTGCAAATTTTCACCAAGATTATTTGCAGCACTTGTATAGCCAATTTTTTGTGCAATAGAGTAGATCACTTCACCAGGATTTTGCTTTTTTTTCGCACAATCTTGTACGATTTGCTTCAATTCATTGCCAATCAAAACATCGACAACATTTGGATCGGCCATTTCAGGATAGAGCGAAGCATAAGCAGCCAACTGCTTAGCCCGCGTATCATAAATAAAATCGGCTGCTTCATCAAAATCATGATATTTCTGTTTAACACCGGCAACAGAGTGCTGATAGAAATTATGCAACTGCTCTGCTTCAGGAACATTGGCAGAAAATTGTTCAGGAGCAGGGGATTGTTCAGAGAGCAGCGCTCCTTGTTTATAGAGAGCTTTTCCTAACCATTGTATATAGCCCATAAAATCTTCTTTTGGATCTGGTGGTGTCTCACCGGCAAGTACCTTTTGAACATCTTTTGCCAATGTTTCTTCTTGTGTATCTTCTTGTGTCTTTTCTTGCAATGACCGTTGTTGTTGATATCCATTTTGATGCATTTGGAAATTTTCTTCCAGAGTTTTTGCCTTTTCTTCTGCTCCAACTTCAGTGTTTTCTTGCTGTCCAACTCCTGAAAACCCGCCCTGTTGCAATTGCTTTTGTTCTGCTGGTGTTAAATGTTCTTGATCCATATTTTTAGCCTTTTCTTTTTCAAACAATAAAATGCTCTCTTTTCGAAGAGCGCCATTTTTCTTCACACATGTACTCTTTACGAAACAAATCGCACCAACGGTTCCAGTCCCTCATACCCCCAGCAGCTCCAGCATGGGCCCGTCCTCGCACAAGAGCGCTTTGCTCCTCTAGGTTTTGCATGTGCAATTTGGAGGCTCTCTTTTCAAAGACAGCCCTTTACTCTTGCCCATGTGCTCTTTGCAAAAGAGTCCGCACCAACGCCTCCATTCCCTCATGCCCCCAGCAGCTCCAGCATGAACCCCTCGCTTGCACAAGAGCGCTTTGCTTCTCTAGGTTTTGCATGTGCAATTTGGAGGCTCTCTTTTCAAAGACAGCCCTTTACTCTTGCCCATGTGCTCTTTGCAAAAGAGTCCGCACCAACGGTTCCATTCCCTCATGCCCCCAGCAGCTCCAGCATGAACCCCTCGCTTGTACAAGAGCGCTTTGCTTCTCTAGGTTTTGTATGTGCAATTTGGAGGCTCTCTTTTCAAAGACAGCCCTTTACTCTTGCCCATGTGCTCTTTGCAAAAGAGTCCGCACCAACGGTTCCATTCCCTCATACCCCCAGCAGCTCCAGCATGGGCCCGTCCTCGCACAAGAGCGCTTTGCTCCTCTAGGTTTTGCATGTGCAATTTGGAGGCTCTCTTTTCAAAGACAGCCCTTTACTCTTGCCCATGTGCTCTTTGCAAAAGAGTCCGCACCAACGCCTCCATTCCCTCATGCCCCCAGCAGCTCCAGCATGAACCCCTCGCTTGCACAAGAGCGCTTTGCTCCTCTAGGTTTTGCATGTGCAATTTGGAGGCTCTCTTTTCAAAGACAGCCCTTTACTCTTGCCCATGCGCTCTTTGCAAAAGAGTCCGCACCAACGCCTCCATTCCCTCATGCCCCCAGCAGCTCCAGCATGAACCCCTCGTTTGCACAAGAGCGCTTTGCTTCTCTAGGTTTTGTATGTGCAATTTGGAGGCTCTCTTTTCAAAGACAGCCCTTTACTCTTGCCCATGCGCTCTTTGCAAAAGAGTCAGCACCAACGCCTCCATTCCCTCATGCCCCCAGCAGCTCCAGCATGAACCCCTCGTTTGCACAAGAGCGCTTTGCTTCTCTAGGTTTTGTATGTGCAATTTGGAGGCTCTCTTTTCAAAGACAGCCCTTTACTCTTGCCCATGTGCTCTTTGCAAAAGAGCCTGTACCATACTTTCGACATCAACATTTGCAGGCATTCCAGCTCCAGCATCGGCGCCCTCTAGTGAAGCCGCATTTTGTTCCTCTTGACTTTGCGTTTGCGTCTTGATGGCGATTTTATGGATCAACGATGCTGGCAAAGGTGAATAGCGTAACAGATCGAGCATAATCTCTGGTGTTGCGAAATTTTGCATCAAAGGAAGCAATTGCATAATAATTGCGAATGTCCGCTCTTTTTCATTAAGACTTGTCGGTGCATCATCAACGACAATATCATATTCCAAACTTGTGATCATTTCTCGTGTTAGCGGCACATATTGAGCGTTTTCCTCACCAGCAATACGCACCAACCGCCCATCAGAGAGATAATTTTGAATAAGATAGAGGATAATTTTTCCCTGTCGTTGGCGATAACGCCGTAAACCATCAAAGAAAGAAGCCAACAAATTGAGTGACGATTGCCTACGTTGTTCTTCAAGAATTCCTGGTTGGTTGACCGCCCTTGTTCCAATAAATTCAGAAGACAATCCAGTCACTTGTTCGAGTGCACTCTTTGCTTCATTAAACAGCTGGAAGAATCCTTGTGGGAATTGTGCCACCGGTTTAGGCTGGATTCTTCCCCCCGAGACCGCACCACTTTTCAACCACGTAATACTATCGGCACGCGCCCAGCTTTCCACGGCCTGACGATCATCATCGAAAGCATCGCGTTCAGCCATAATTCCGCCTTTTGACTGACTATTAAGCAAATGCATCACTTGACTAAAATATTTATTTGCCCAGCGTTGTGGATCTTTTGTAGGTTTTACAATCCCATAAAATTGCCGGCTTAACTTATCGAACGTTCCGGTAATACATTCCCACCCCAATTGATGAGGTGGCACCAAAGGCTTATCGGGTGCTTCGAGCAATTTTCGCCCCAAAAAGGCACGTTTTACAACTTTTCTCGTCAATCGTGTTGCTTGAATGCCAGGAAAATCTTTGCTTAGTTTTTGGAACTCTTGTTCTGTATAATCGGTAAATTTTCCACTTAATGGATCAAGGACTTTATAAACGACCTCGCGTTCAAACCAGCGGCATTCAGCCAATGTGACCATTTTAGGCTGTTGATAACTGCTCTCCTCCTCGCTCTCTCCACAATAGCTTTGCGTATTGCCATTGGCATTTTGATGGAAAAATGTATGATTTTTCACCCAATCGGCATTCAGATCACTCCAATGGACATGAGGGAACATTTCCCTCGCGACATCCAAAGGCTTTTCATCAATATACCACAAGTGCTGTGCATCAATGAGATTTGGCTTCACCGCACTTGCATCCCAGACCATTTTCATGGGATCTAATCTTGCAATGACGGGTTTTCCTTGCGGCTCTTCTTCATAATCAAGGCGCGTATCTGTCCAACCCATTCCGCAAATGATAGCATCTTGAAAGGCATCAGAATCCTCATACTCTCCCCCAGCCTCATCACGAAACCATTCGGCTGCCCCGGTGAGGATCTGGTTGGCAAAAGCAGCACCTTCTTGCCGTGGAATAAATTGCACTTGTCGTTTGTTATTGCGCTCTGTACCAATCACCGCATTAATCAAAGGTGCAATCCGGTTAAAGGTCATGACGGGTCTGTTTTGTTCACGCAACACGGCAAGATCTTGTTCATTCCATTGGCGACCATTATAAAAATCATAGTCTTCTTGGGCATTTTTTCGCCATTTTTCCACATGGGCAATATCATCATGATACCAGCCCACGAGTTTTTTAAAGAGCGCCTGATTTTCAAGGCTCTCCAAGGGATCAAAAGAATTGGTAGAAATATTCATTTAAAAAGCCATCCATGAAGTTTGAGAATGGTGAAACGAGCGATAAACACTTTTTTTTGGTCTGCTCTGTGGTTGTTCATAAGCCACACACATGAGTCCGAAGCTATCGGCCCCATGGCTTGCC
It encodes:
- a CDS encoding N4-gp56 family major capsid protein gives rise to the protein MTVTYIGINDPMAVRTWSKLLNQEVSKAIPIAPLIGNDSNSIVQLKDETTKASGDAISFGLRVQLLGDGVSEGQALEGNEEALQFLNDRLAINELVHAVRVKNEGTIDQQRILHDLRTEAKNGLVDWYADRLSMMFFIQVCGYTAKTLNFEGRSITLKPVHYGFNAPTAPTDKRIIRPNGKTKDEDLKEDDFFDLSLIDKAVERAKLANPKIRPVRIEGENVYVLYLHPTQVTQLRTNTDDGQWLDITKAIYSGSRLKNPLYDGSLGMYNGVVLREAEHVTEGVESGTTNKAVPNVRRAVLLGAQSAVIAFGKDRGETRYKLVEELFDYEREFGVAAKTIIGMKKTCYNLPGSKQGIQDFGTIVIPTYGTPA
- a CDS encoding portal protein gives rise to the protein MNISTNSFDPLESLENQALFKKLVGWYHDDIAHVEKWRKNAQEDYDFYNGRQWNEQDLAVLREQNRPVMTFNRIAPLINAVIGTERNNKRQVQFIPRQEGAAFANQILTGAAEWFRDEAGGEYEDSDAFQDAIICGMGWTDTRLDYEEEPQGKPVIARLDPMKMVWDASAVKPNLIDAQHLWYIDEKPLDVAREMFPHVHWSDLNADWVKNHTFFHQNANGNTQSYCGESEEESSYQQPKMVTLAECRWFEREVVYKVLDPLSGKFTDYTEQEFQKLSKDFPGIQATRLTRKVVKRAFLGRKLLEAPDKPLVPPHQLGWECITGTFDKLSRQFYGIVKPTKDPQRWANKYFSQVMHLLNSQSKGGIMAERDAFDDDRQAVESWARADSITWLKSGAVSGGRIQPKPVAQFPQGFFQLFNEAKSALEQVTGLSSEFIGTRAVNQPGILEEQRRQSSLNLLASFFDGLRRYRQRQGKIILYLIQNYLSDGRLVRIAGEENAQYVPLTREMITSLEYDIVVDDAPTSLNEKERTFAIIMQLLPLMQNFATPEIMLDLLRYSPLPASLIHKIAIKTQTQSQEEQNAASLEGADAGAGMPANVDVESMVQALLQRAHGQE